TTGTTGAGGATGCTATGTGAAAATAAGGATGTAGATGCCGAGCCAACGGGAACAACAATTTATGGTAAGGAGGGAGACATGAGCAAAAGTAAGAAATTCTTGGCTATCCTCAAAGGTGACAAGAAACTGTTGGGGATGTTCGGTGGCATCGTTATTGATGCCGCTGTTCTTACCGCCATTCTAGTCACGGCCTGTGTTTGGTATTTGCCGTAACTCCCAGATGCCGGTAAATTCGGAACTACAAAATGGGCAAAGAACTTATCAGTGTTATCAGCGGCTTCTTATTCGTAGCTCTGCTTTTTTGGGCTTTTGCCTGGTATTTGCTTTAGTGGCTGTTTAAGCCAGGAATGCTAGCTGTTTCATTACCCTGTGTCCTCGAAGGCAAAAGCTCGTTTCAAACTATCCTGTAACTCTGCTGGAATCTTCTCTGGAACCACCTGGAATATTTCCAAGAGTATGTTGTCGGGGGCCATGGCCATAATATATTTCATGAAGCTATAGTCTTTGGCCTGCCCTTGGAACTGGAACCCCTTATTCTTCATATGTTCTATCAGCGCATCAAGGTTATCGGTCTGGATGCCCAGGTGGTGATAGGGCCCACCTCTGCCCTCCCGTGGCGGCTGGTCGTAGATATTTAGCCTGCCTGTGCCAATGGCGAGCATCATATTTCGGGCGCCAGCTATCACTGTATCGAACAGTATCTGGGCATTGAACATCTCCTGCCAGAATCTAAGCGTGGCCTTAATGTCCGAGGCAAAGATGTGAGT
The sequence above is a segment of the Chloroflexota bacterium genome. Coding sequences within it:
- a CDS encoding VOC family protein, whose product is MKVQLQHTHIFASDIKATLRFWQEMFNAQILFDTVIAGARNMMLAIGTGRLNIYDQPPREGRGGPYHHLGIQTDNLDALIEHMKNKGFQFQGQAKDYSFMKYIMAMAPDNILLEIFQVVPEKIPAELQDSLKRAFAFEDTG